Proteins encoded by one window of Arachis hypogaea cultivar Tifrunner chromosome 1, arahy.Tifrunner.gnm2.J5K5, whole genome shotgun sequence:
- the LOC112804216 gene encoding receptor-like protein kinase FERONIA — MRSINCYVPLFVCLLFIGFLATEVVLGQNYKPADNILLSCGGPPTSKDSDGRVWYSDVGSKFASSKGNTSTSLAATQDPAVPTVPYMNARVFHSPYTYSFPVASGWKFLRLYFYSASYNGLNASDALFSVTLPSYTLLRNFSVAQTTLALNYVYIVKEYCINVDGDTLNVTFAPSTNKSNAYAFVNGIEVVSMPDIYTETDGSTMMVGTNSPITVDNSTALETLYRLNVGGNDISPSQDTGLFRSWSDDVPYLFGAAFGVTEPADSSVKIRYPPGTPSYIAPLDVYSTARSMGPTPKITIRYNLTWIFSIDSGFSYLVRLHFCEGTSIINKINQRVFDIFLNNQTAEPAADVIAMAQEEYGTSYTNGVAIHKDFAVFVPHGEPRQDLWLSLHPDKTMKPNYYDAILNGVEIFKISDAKGNLAGTNPIPPPVQDDIDPAKARSHHAMSKNHTGIIAGGVAGGIVVALVIGLFAFIVSRRRSQGKEPSSSEGPSGWLPLSLYGNSHSAASAKTNTTGSYASSLPSNLCRHFSFAEIKAATNNFDEALLLGVGGFGKVYKGEIDGGSTKVAIKRGNPLSEQGVHEFQTEIEMLSKLRHRHLVSLIGYCEENTEMILVYDYMAHGTLREHLYKTQKPPLPWKQRLEICIGAARGLHYLHTGAKHTIIHRDVKTTNILLDEKWVAKVSDFGLSKTGPTLDNTHVSTVVKGSFGYLDPEYFRRQQLTDKSDVYSFGVVLFEILCARPALNPTLAKEQVSLAEWAAHCYRKGNLDQIVDPYLKGKIAFECFKKFAETAMKCVADQGIERPSMGDVLWNLEFALQLQESAEESGKGFAGILNEEEPLCADPKGKKDSDALPMYDGNTDSRSSGMSMSIGGRSLASEDSDGLTPSAVFSQIMNPKGR, encoded by the coding sequence ATGAGGAGCATCAATTGCTATGTtcctttgtttgtttgtttgttgttCATAGGATTCTTAGCTACTGAGGTAGTCCTAGGACAAAATTATAAGCCTGCAGATAACATTCTATTGAGTTGTGGTGGGCCTCCAACTAGTAAAGATTCTGATGGAAGGGTATGGTATAGTGATGTTGGTTCCAAGTTTGCATCATCCAAGGGAAACACCAGCACCTCGCTGGCGGCAACTCAGGACCCTGCTGTCCCTACTGTGCCATACATGAATGCCAGGGTGTTCCATTCACCTTATACATACTCCTTTCCGGTGGCGTCCGGTTGGAAGTTCCTCCGGCTGTACTTCTACTCGGCGTCCTACAATGGACTCAATGCCAGCGACGCGCTGTTCTCGGTGACTTTGCCGTCCTATACCTTGCTCAGGAACTTCAGTGTGGCACAAACCACACTGGCTCTGAATTATGTCTACATTGTGAAGGAGTACTGCATCAATGTTGATGGGGACACCTTGAATGTGACTTTTGCTCCATCGACCAACAAGTCAAACGCTTATGCGTTTGTTAATGGGATTGAGGTTGTGTCCATGCCTGATATATATACTGAAACTGATGGTTCTACCATGATGGTGGGTACCAATTCTCCTATCACTGTTGACAACAGCACTGCGCTTGAGACTCTCTATAGGTTGAATGTGGGTGGAAATGATATCTCGCCTTCCCAAGATACTGGTCTGTTTAGGTCTTGGTCTGATGATGTGCCCTACCTATTTGGGGCAGCGTTTGGTGTGACCGAGCCTGCTGATTCGTCGGTCAAGATTCGGTATCCTCCAGGCACGCCAAGTTATATTGCTCCACTTGATGTCTACAGTACAGCCAGATCAATGGGGCCAACTCCGAAAATCACCATTAGATACAACTTGACTTGGATTTTTTCTATTGACTCTGGGTTTTCGTATCTTGTGAGACTCCATTTTTGTGAGGGAACATCAATTATAAACAAGATCAATCAGAGAGTATTTGATATATTCCTCAATAATCAAACTGCTGAGCCTGCAGCTGATGTTATTGCGATGGCACAAGAAGAATACGGAACTTCATATACAAATGGAGTTGCAATTCATAAAGATTTCGCTGTTTTTGTTCCCCATGGAGAGCCACGTCAGGATCTGTGGCTTTCGTTACATCCTGATAAAACTATGAAGCCCAACTATTATGATGCAATCCTGAATGGAGTGGAGATATTCAAAATAAGTGATGCTAAGGGTAATCTGGCTGGGACAAATCCTATTCCTCCTCCAGTGCAAGATGACATTGACCCGGCTAAGGCTAGGAGTCATCATGCTATGTCGAAGAATCATACAGGAATAATTGCAGGAGGTGTTGCTGGAGGAATTGTTGTAGCACTTGTCATTGGACTATTTGCTTTCATTGTATCCCGTCGTCGCAGCCAAGGAAAGGAGCCTAGTTCAAGTGAAGGGCCATCCGGTTGGCTTCCACTTTCTCTGTACGGCAATTCGCACTCTGCAGCTTCGGCCAAGACCAACACAACAGGAAGTTATGCGTCCTCTCTGCCATCAAACCTTTGTCGTCACTTCTCATTTGCTGAAATCAAGGCTGCTACGAACAACTTTGACGAGGCTTTGCTTCTTGGTGTCGGAGGATTCGGCAAGGTTTACAAAGGTGAAATCGATGGTGGTTCAACCAAAGTAGCAATCAAGCGTGGGAATCCATTGTCTGAGCAAGGAGTGCACGAGTTCCAAACCGAGATTGAAATGCTCTCTAAACTCCGCCACCGCCACCTTGTCTCGCTGATTGGTTATTGTGAAGAAAACACTGAAATGATTCTTGTCTATGATTACATGGCCCATGGAACACTCAGGGAGCATCTATACAAGACACAGAAACCTCCATTGCCATGGAAGCAAAGGCTTGAGATATGCATTGGAGCTGCTCGGGGTTTACACTATCTTCACACTGGTGCCAAACACACTATCATCCACCGTGATGTGAAGACAACAAACATCTTACTTGATGAGAAGTGGGTGGCCAAGGTCTCCGATTTCGGCTTGTCAAAAACCGGCCCAACATTGGATAACACACACGTAAGCACTGTCGTAAAGGGTAGTTTCGGATACTTGGATCCAGAATACTTCAGGAGGCAGCAGCTCACTGACAAATCCGATGTTTACTCGTTTGGGGTGGTTCTCTTCGAGATACTCTGTGCTCGTCCGGCTCTAAACCCGACCCTTGCCAAGGAACAAGTGAGTCTAGCCGAGTGGGCGGCTCACTGCTACAGAAAAGGCAATCTTGACCAGATTGTGGATCCTTACCTCAAGGGCAAGATAGCCTTTGAATGCTTCAAGAAGTTTGCCGAGACTGCGATGAAGTGTGTGGCCGACCAAGGTATCGAGCGGCCGTCCATGGGCGATGTCTTGTGGAACCTCGAGTTTGCTTTGCAGCTGCAAGAAAGTGCCGAGGAGAGTGGCAAGGGCTTCGCTGGAATACTCAACGAGGAGGAGCCGCTATGCGCGGATCCTAAAGGGAAGAAGGACTCTGATGCATTGCCAATGTATGATGGCAATACTGATTCAAGAAGCAGTGGCATGAGCATGAGTATTGGTGGTAGAAGCTTAGCAAGTGAAGACTCTGATGGATTAACACCAAGTGCTGTTTTCTCTCAGATCATGAATCCAAAGGGTCGTTAA